The proteins below come from a single Cervus elaphus chromosome 4, mCerEla1.1, whole genome shotgun sequence genomic window:
- the TMEM160 gene encoding transmembrane protein 160, with the protein MGGGWWWARAARLARLRFRGALLPPPRPRSGGARGSFAPGHGPRAGASPPPVSELDRADAWLLRKAHETAFLSWFRNGLLASGIGVISFMQSDMGREAAYGFFLLGGLCVVWGGASYVVGLAALRGPMQLSVGGAAAGVGAVLAAGLLWACAVGLYMGQLELDVELVPEDDGTAAAEGPDEAGRPPPE; encoded by the exons ATGGGAGGCGGCTGGTGGTGGGCTCGAGCCGCCCGCCTTGCCCGACTCCGCTTCCGGGGGGCGCTGCTGCCGCCTCCGCGGCCCCGGAGCGGGGGTGCCCGGGGGTCCTTTGCCCCTGGCCACGGCCCCCGCGCTGGGGCTTCGCCGCCGCCTGTGTCCGAGCTGGACCGCGCAGACGCCTGGCTCCTCCGGAAGGCGCATGAGACAg CCTTCCTCTCCTGGTTCCGCAATGGCCTCCTGGCCTCAGGCATCGGGGTCATCTCCTTCATGCAGAGCGACATGGGCCGGGAGGCCGCCTACG GCTTCTTCCTGCTGGGCggcctgtgtgtggtgtggggcgGCGCCTCCTACGTGGTGGGCCTGGCGGCGCTACGGGGGCCCATGCAGCTCTCAGTGGGGGGTGCGGCCGCGGGCGTGGGGGCGGTGCTGGCCGCCGGCCTGCTCTGGGCTTGTGCCGTCGGCCTCTACATGGGCCAGCTGGAGCTGGACGTAGAACTGGTACCCGAGGATGACGGAACCGCTGCAGCCGAAGGGCCCGATGAGGCGGGCCGGCCTCCACCTGAGTGA